The Dictyoglomus sp. region TTAATACTTCGGGAGAACCATCAAAATTTGGATTTAGAGAAGAAGACTTTTATAAAAACCTTGATAGTATTATGAATTTAAAAAACATTGAAATATTAGGACTTATGACTATTGGTCCTTTAACTTCGGATAAAAATTTAATAAGAATATCTTTTAGAAAGTTATATGAAATTAGAGAAAAATTAAAAATAGAAACAGGCTTAAAATTGCCATACCTTTCTATGGGGATGTCTGATGATTACTCCATTGCAATAGAAGAAGGAGCGAATCTTTTGAGACTAGGAAGAATAATATTTTTAAAAGATTTTGAGGTGATATTATGAAAAAAATTCTTCTAGTTGAAGACGATAAAGGAATTGTTAATTCTTTATTTTTACTTCTTACCAAGGAAGGATATAAAGTTGAAACTGCGTATAATGGAATAGAAGCTTTAGAGAAATTTAAGACTTTTAATCCTGATTTGATACTCTTAGACCTTCTTCTTCCTGAGAAGGATGGTTGGGAGGTTTGTAAAGAAATAAGAAAATCTAGTAACGTACCAATAATTATGCTAACTGCAAAAGACCAAGAAATAGATAAGGTTATAGGATTAAAATTAGGAGCAGATGATTATATAACGAAGCCCTTTGGAGCAAAAGAATTATTAGCAAGAATTGAGGCTGTTCTTAGAAGGGTTCAGTCTAATTTTATAAAAGATAAAAAAATTATTATTCCTCCTTTTGAAATGGATTTAAATAGGAGAATAGTAAAGATAGAGGGAAAAGAAGTAAATCTTTCTTATAGAGAATTTGAGATACTAAAATTATTTCTATCGTCTCCTGGTGTTGTTTTAACTAGGGAAAATATTATAAAACATATCTGGGGAGAAAATTTCTGGGGTGAACCAAGAACGGTAGATGTTTATATAAGATGGCTAAGAGAAAAAATTGAGGAAGATCCTAGTCATCCCAAATACATAGTGACTGTTAGAAATTTAGGATATAAATTTCAAGGGGGGACCTAAGATAGGAAGTTATGAGGAAAGATGGGAAACTTTAAGTAAAAACATTTGTGTAGGAGTATTGATAGTGGATGAAAAAGGATATATAAAATATCTAAATCCATATGTTACTTATTTATTAGAACTAAATTCTAAAGATCTTAATAATAAACTTTTTGAAGTAATTCCTGATTACGAGATAGATATGCTCTTTAAAAGAACTGTTAGTGAGAAAAGGAATCATGTAATTTCTATTTATTTCTGGGGAAAAGAAAAGAGACTATTAGAAATCAATTCTTTTTATTTACCTGAAAATAAAGAAGTTCTTTTTATAATTAATGATAAAAGTATATACGAAAAGCTTGAAGAGAATTATAAAGATTTTATAGCTAATGCTTCTCATGAATTGAGAACACCTCTTACATCAATGCAAATTCTTTTAGATCTTTTCTCTGAAAGAAAAATCACTCTTGAGGAAATATATAATGAGTTTTTCCCTTATTTCAGAAAAGAAATAGAGAGGATGAGTAAGTTAGTAAATAACCTTCTAAATCTTTCACGCCTTGAGGCTGGAGTAGTAGAATTAAACCTGCAAAATATATTTCTTGTTGATATTATTGAAAAAGTTTTAAACAGTTTAAATCCTCTTATAAAGAAAAAGAATTTAAAATTAAATTTAAAAATCTCTTCCTCTTTAATGCTACACGCAGATCCTCAACATCTTGAAACTATTCTTTTTAATCTTCTCGAAAATGCTGTAAAATATACTCCAGACAAAGGTAGGATAGAGA contains the following coding sequences:
- a CDS encoding HAMP domain-containing histidine kinase — encoded protein: MDEKGYIKYLNPYVTYLLELNSKDLNNKLFEVIPDYEIDMLFKRTVSEKRNHVISIYFWGKEKRLLEINSFYLPENKEVLFIINDKSIYEKLEENYKDFIANASHELRTPLTSMQILLDLFSERKITLEEIYNEFFPYFRKEIERMSKLVNNLLNLSRLEAGVVELNLQNIFLVDIIEKVLNSLNPLIKKKNLKLNLKISSSLMLHADPQHLETILFNLLENAVKYTPDKGRIEISASEDSEKIILSIKDTGIGISEKDLPYIFDRFYRADRARSSEDGFSSGLGLSIVKKLVEKHGWEISVESKINQGTDFKIFIPKRKEGE
- a CDS encoding response regulator transcription factor yields the protein MMKKILLVEDDKGIVNSLFLLLTKEGYKVETAYNGIEALEKFKTFNPDLILLDLLLPEKDGWEVCKEIRKSSNVPIIMLTAKDQEIDKVIGLKLGADDYITKPFGAKELLARIEAVLRRVQSNFIKDKKIIIPPFEMDLNRRIVKIEGKEVNLSYREFEILKLFLSSPGVVLTRENIIKHIWGENFWGEPRTVDVYIRWLREKIEEDPSHPKYIVTVRNLGYKFQGGT